From the Ilumatobacteraceae bacterium genome, the window CCCGACGACATCAGGTCTTCGCCGAGGAACACCTGCTGCTGTCCGGAGCCCCACGCCATCGGACCGACCTCGTCGCTCATGCCCCACTCGCGGACCATGCGCCGTGCGATGCCGGTCGCCTGCTCGAGGTCGTTCGCGGCACCGGAATTGAGGTGACCGAAGACGATCTTCTCGGCGACGCGACCGCCCATCGCCTTGCAGATCGTGTCCTCGAAGTACTCGCGGGAGTAGGTGTGCCGCTCCTGCGGGAGGCTCCACGTGACACCGAGCGCCATGCCGCGCGGCAGGATCGTGACCTTGTGGAGCGGGTCGCCGTGGGGGAGCACCGTGGCGAGCAGCGCGTGCCCGCCTTCGTGGTAGGCGGTGGCCTTCTTCTCCTCGGCGTTCATGATCAGCGACTCGCGCTGCGCGCCGAGCACCACGCGGTCACGGGCGTTCTCGAAGTCGATCCGTTCGATCTGCTTGGAACCACGACGCACGGCGATCAGCGCTGCTTCGTTGACCAGGTTGGCCAGGTCGGCACCGGCCATGCCGGGTGTGGCTCGGGCCATCGTGTCGAGGTCGACGTCCGGGCCCATGCGCTTGTCGCGGCTGTGCACGTCGAGAATCGCCTTGCGCTCCTCGTGCTCGGGCAGCGGCACGACGATCTGGCGGTCGAATCGGCCCGGGCGCAGCAAGGCCGGGTCGAGGATGTCGGGCCGGTTGGTGGCGGCCATGATGACGATGCCCTCGGAGGTCTCGAAGCCGTCCATCTCGGACAGCATCTGGTTGAGGGTCTGCTCGCGTTCGTCGTGCCCGCCGCCGAGGCCGGCGCCACGCTTGCGGCCGATCGAGTCGATCTCGTCGATGAAGATGATCGCCTTGCCCATCCGCCGGGCCTGCTGGAACAGGTCGCGCACGCGGCTGGCGCCGACACCGACGAACATCTCCATGAAGTCGGAACCGGTGACCGAGAGGAAGCCGACGCCGGCCTCGCCGGCCACGGCGCGGGCGAACAGGGTCTTACCGGTGCCGGGAGGGCCGACGAGCAGGATGCCCTTGGGCACCCGGGCGCCGATCTCCTTGAACCGTTCCGGCATGCGCAGGAAGTCGACGACCTCGTTGATCTCGGTCTTGACACCCTCGTAGCCGGCGATGTCGGAGAACGTGGTCGACGGCTTGTCGGCGTCGTACGACTTCGCACGGCTCCGGCCGATCGACATGACGTTGCCCATCTGGCCCTGCGCCCGGCGCTGCATCCAGACGAAGAAACCGATGATCAGCAGGACCGGCAGCATCAGGCCGAGGATGTTGAGGAGGAAGTTCGAACTGGGGTTGTCGAACTTGTAATCGACCGCGTTCGACTTGAGCAGTTCGGTCTGGGCGTCGTTCGGGCCGTCGGCGCTGCCGACCGTGACGAACTTGGTGCCGTCGGTCAGTTCGCCGGTGATCTTGCCGGTGCCGTTCTCCCACTCGGCGTTGGCGACCTCACCGGCGGCGACGTTGTCGATGAAGTCGCTGAAGCTGACCTCTTCGCCCTCGTCGCCGGAGAGCAGCGACGGCACGAGGAAGATCGCGAGGAACACACCGATCGCGACCCACGGGAGCCAACGACGCCACGAGTTGGGCGTCGGGCTGCCGTCGCCGGACCCGCCGCCGGATCCGGGCAGGCTCGGCTTGCGGTCTCGCTCGGGACGAGGACCGGAGGACCGGCCGCGCCCCGGCGGGGGAGGAGGGGGCGGAGGAGGCAACTTGTCCATGCAACCATGCTACGGGTATGGGCGACGCTTGCCAGGTCGCAGCGCATGCCAAAGGCGGTGCGCTGCCGTCGCACGTTCGCAACGGGATCGCAACGTCGAGGTCCACGTTCCGGCCCGTACGGCGTCCTACGGTGTTCGACGTGACGAGGCAGTGCTCGAGGACGGGCTGCAGCGAGACTGCGGCGGTGACGCTGACGTACCAGTACGCGCACGCGCAGGTGTGGCTCGACCATCTCAGCCCCGAGCGGGATCCGCACGCGTACGACCTGTGCGCCCGGCATGCCGGGCGGCTGACGGCACCGCAGGGCTGGCAGGTCCTCGACCGCCGTGCGGTCGTGCGCCCCGACCTGATCGCCGTCTGACGCCGTTCGACCGATACCATCCGCGGCCGTGACCGCGACCGAGCCACCGCGTTCCGACGCGGCCGACCCTCCCATCGAGGTCGGTCGGGCGCTCGGCACGTGGTCGGTGGCGTGGGTGGCCGGCACGCTGATCGCTGCGCCGGCCATGATCGCGCTGCTCGGTGCCGAGCTCGGCGGCGATCTCACGATCCCTCAACTCGCGGCGGCATCGGCGGCGACGTGGACGGTGATGGCTGCAGCGCTGCTCGTCGCGAGCCGACGCTTCGGCACCGGTGAGCCGGTCGTCGACTACGGGGCGACGTTCCGGCCGATCGACCTCGCCGGCATCCCGCTCGGCGTCGCGACCCAATTGCTCGTGATCCCGCTGCTGTACGTCCCGCTGCGCGGTCTGTGGCCCGACACCTTCTCGAACGAACGGATCGAGGAGCGGGCGCAAGACCTGGCGAACCGGGCCGGGGGCTGGCTCACGGTGCTGTTGGTCCTCGTGGTGGTCGTCGGTGCGCCGCTCATCGAGGAGTTCATGTACCGCGGTCTGCTGCAGCGGTCGGTCTCCGCCGCGGTCGGCACCGGCATCGGCCTGGTATCGACGTCCGCGTGGTTCGCGCTCGTGCACTTCAGCCCGGTCGAGTACCCGGGGTTGTTGGTCGCCGGACTCGCGTTCGGCGGGTGTGTCGCCCTGACCGGACGGATCGGCCCCGCGATCGTGACGCACGCCGCGTTCAACGCGACCGGCCTGGTCGTCGTCCTGCAATCGGTCGGGTGACGTCGTCCGCGACGGCCCAGCTGACACAATGACGGGCGCCCATGACTGACGACCTGGACACCCCACGCCGCGACGCCGACCTCGCCGACTCGATCTTCGACGAGCCCGGCCACGCAGCGGTCTCGACCGATGTCGCCGACCCCGCCGACGGCTCCGTGGGCGGTGCCGACGACGCTCCGAGCGCCGACGCGATGGCATGGGAGCCGGCGCCGGTCCCGTTCGCCACCCGGGTCTGGGAGCGGGCGATGCGCCGGCCGCTCGACTGGGCAGCGCGTCCGTGGCCGCGCGACCGGATCGTCCGGTACCTCGTCACGTTCGTGTCGCTCTCGGTCACGACCGTCATCATGATGAAGGTCGTCCACTTCAACCCGTTCCTCCCGAACACCGACCTGATCTTCGACGACACCACGCCGACGGGCGGTGACTTCGGAGCGCACGTGTGGGGGCCGGCGTTCCTGCGCGACAACCTCCTCGGGTCGTTCCGGCTCAACGGCTGGACGATGGACTGGTACAGCGGCATGCCCGCCTACCGGTTCTACATGGTGCTCCCGGCGCTCGCGATCCTGCTCGTCAACGTCGTGCTGCCGTACGGCGTCGCGATGAAGCTCGTCAGCGTGCTCGGCCTGATCACACTGCCGGCCGCGTGCTGGGCGTTCGGTCGCCTGGCCGGGTTCAAGCACCCGATCCCCGAGATGTTCGCGTGCGGTGGCCTCGCGTTCGTGCTCGACGAGAGCTTCAGCATCTACGGCGGCAACCTCAAGTCGACGATGGCCGGCGAGTTCTCGTTCTCGATCGCCCTGTCGCTCGGCGTGCTCGCGCTCGGCCTGCTCGCGGCCGGGCTCCGGACCGGCAAGTACCGCGTGTGGACGTCGGTGATGATCGCCGCGGCGTGTGTGTCGCACGGCATCGTGCTGATCTTCGTCGCGTTGGCCGCCGTGATCTTCTCGCTGGTCTGGGTCGACCGGACACGCCTCTGGTACTCGGTGACGGTCGGCGTCACGAGCGTGCTGCTGCTGATGTGGTGGGCCGGTCCGTTCCTGCTCGACCACGAGTACATGACCGACATGAAGTACGGCGCACTCACCAACTGGTGGGAGATGTACTTCCCGCTCACCGCACCGCTCGACATCCTGATCACCACCTTCGCCCTGATCGGGTTCGGCATGTGCATCGTGCGGCGGCAGCTCAACGGTGCCGCGCTCGGCGTGCTCGGTCTCGTGCTGGTCGCCGGTGTGTATCTGGCCCAGGACAGCCTCCCCGTGATCGGTCTGCTGTGGAACCCGCGCCTCCTGCCGTTCCTGTACCTGGTGCGCTACCTGCTGATGATGATCGGCATCTACGAGGTGCTGTCGATCGGCTGGAACGTCGTGAAGGACCGGCGGGCCAAGGCGGACCCCACGGCGATCGAGAGCTCGGTGTTCGCCGGCATCGGTGCCGTCGGCGTGCTGCTGGTGCTCGGCTTCATGTTCCAGGAACTCCCGTTCGACGGCACGACCACGGTCGACGGCGCCTCGCGGTATTCGTGGGGTCCGATCACCGCCACCGCCACCAACGCCGACGCGCAGGGCGACGGTTGGTCGCGCTACAACTTCCTCGGCTACGAGGGTCGCGACCAGTACTACACCGAGTACCACGGCGTCGTCACGACGATGGACCGCCTCGGCAACGACCCGAACCACGGTTGCGGGCGTGCCCTGTGGGAGAACAGCAGCGACAACGGTAACTACGGCACCACGATGGCGCTGATGCTGCTGCCGCACTGGACCGACGGCTGCATCGGTTCGATGGAGGGGCTGTTCTTCGAGGCATCCGGTACGACCCCGTACCACTTCCTCGCCACGGCGGCGATGTCGAAGCAGTCGTCCAACCCGGTCCGTGAGTTGCGCTACACCGACAACGACGCCTCGGTCGGCGTGGGCCATCTGCAGGCGCTCGGTGTCCGCTACGCGATGGTGCGCACACCGGAAGCGAAGGCCGAGGCGGCGAGTCAGCCCGAGCTGACCCTGACCGCCACGTCGGGTCCGTGGGAGATCTACGAGGTCGCCGGCAGCGACATCGTCGTGCCGCTCGCCACCCAACCGGTGGTCGTCGGCGAACGTGGCGGCGACACCCGCGAGCGATACCTCGAGCTGGGCACGAGCTGGTTCCAGCATCGTGACGAGTGGCAGGCGATGCCGGCGAACGACGGTCCCGACAGCTGGCAGCGGATCGAGGTCACGCCCGACCTGTCCCGTCGCGAGGGCGAGGAGGGGCAGCCCGGGCGACGGGTCGACATCGTGGTGCCGACGTCCCCGATCGAACCGGTCCCGTTGCCGGCCGTCACCGTGAGCAACGTCGACATGGGTCAGGACTCGATCGAGTTCGACGTCGACCAGGTGGGGGTGCCCGTGCTCGTGCGCGTCAGCTACTTCCCGAACTGGAACGCCACCGGCGCCGAGGGCCCGTTCCGGGTCGGCCCGAACATGATGGTCGTGGTGCCGCAGGACACCCACGTCGAGTTGCACTACGGGCGCAGCATGGTCGACTACCTCACCGTTCTGCTGACGCTGATCGGTGTCGGGCTCTGCGTCTACTGGCGCAAGGTCGGCGACGTCCGCCACGACGACGTCGTGCCAGCGGGGTTCGGCCAGGGGACGTCGACCGACGCGGCGGATGCTCCGACACGTCCGATCGACGACTGGAGCCTCAGGTCGTCGCAGCCCGATGCGGTATGGCCGCCCGCGGCGCCGCACGTCGACGACAGCGACGTGCCGCGCGGCCCCCGAGACGACGGTGCACCGAGTGCACCCGACGACGAACGACCGTCCGGTCCGACCGACGACGTCTGGCGCTCGCCGGGACCTTGACCCCGCCCTGAGGGCGGCGGTCGATACATCCCGATAGCTTTGAGTACCGCTTATGTCAGTACTGGATGAAATCGTCAAGGCGTACGACATCCGGGGCACGGTGCCCGACCAGCTCGATGGAGCGGTCGCGTATGCCCTCGGTGTCGGATTCGCGAAACTGGTCGACGCCGATCAGGTCCTGGTGGCGCGCGACATGCGCGAGTCCGGGATCGAACTGGTGGCCGAGTTCTCCCGCGGTGTGATGGACCAGGGGCTCGACGTCGTCGACCTGGGCCTTGCCTCGACCGACATGATGTACTACGCCGCCGGCGTGCTCGATGCCCCGGGTGCGATGTGGACGGCGTCGCACAACCCGTCGCAGTACAACGGCGTCAAATTCTGCC encodes:
- the ftsH gene encoding ATP-dependent zinc metalloprotease FtsH; its protein translation is MDKLPPPPPPPPPGRGRSSGPRPERDRKPSLPGSGGGSGDGSPTPNSWRRWLPWVAIGVFLAIFLVPSLLSGDEGEEVSFSDFIDNVAAGEVANAEWENGTGKITGELTDGTKFVTVGSADGPNDAQTELLKSNAVDYKFDNPSSNFLLNILGLMLPVLLIIGFFVWMQRRAQGQMGNVMSIGRSRAKSYDADKPSTTFSDIAGYEGVKTEINEVVDFLRMPERFKEIGARVPKGILLVGPPGTGKTLFARAVAGEAGVGFLSVTGSDFMEMFVGVGASRVRDLFQQARRMGKAIIFIDEIDSIGRKRGAGLGGGHDEREQTLNQMLSEMDGFETSEGIVIMAATNRPDILDPALLRPGRFDRQIVVPLPEHEERKAILDVHSRDKRMGPDVDLDTMARATPGMAGADLANLVNEAALIAVRRGSKQIERIDFENARDRVVLGAQRESLIMNAEEKKATAYHEGGHALLATVLPHGDPLHKVTILPRGMALGVTWSLPQERHTYSREYFEDTICKAMGGRVAEKIVFGHLNSGAANDLEQATGIARRMVREWGMSDEVGPMAWGSGQQQVFLGEDLMSSGREYSEDTAKMLDEEIAKILTTQEQRAYEMLTKHLRGLELIAEALLEHETIDGPAVGKLIQQGLIEEGSDEHVEANVLGSPD
- a CDS encoding DUF3499 family protein — its product is MGDACQVAAHAKGGALPSHVRNGIATSRSTFRPVRRPTVFDVTRQCSRTGCSETAAVTLTYQYAHAQVWLDHLSPERDPHAYDLCARHAGRLTAPQGWQVLDRRAVVRPDLIAV
- a CDS encoding type II CAAX endopeptidase family protein, translating into MTATEPPRSDAADPPIEVGRALGTWSVAWVAGTLIAAPAMIALLGAELGGDLTIPQLAAASAATWTVMAAALLVASRRFGTGEPVVDYGATFRPIDLAGIPLGVATQLLVIPLLYVPLRGLWPDTFSNERIEERAQDLANRAGGWLTVLLVLVVVVGAPLIEEFMYRGLLQRSVSAAVGTGIGLVSTSAWFALVHFSPVEYPGLLVAGLAFGGCVALTGRIGPAIVTHAAFNATGLVVVLQSVG